A genomic region of Balearica regulorum gibbericeps isolate bBalReg1 chromosome 8, bBalReg1.pri, whole genome shotgun sequence contains the following coding sequences:
- the NUF2 gene encoding kinetochore protein Nuf2, with protein METMTFPRYSPDDIISYLRSHVLVGAEARNLVKSDVFGNPKSDVLHMIYMRVLQKVYGIRLEHFYMMPVNVDILYPQIFEGFLPVCNLYIHMERLLPVCRINDFQIADVLNPKTKRTARFLSGILNFVNFRELRREVYLELQLNYKSAVEKHQQLETANREAAVKLEKLNTVPVEHQAEVKQLTDNIRELEQLLRQDYRRKQTALQEVISQKKSDIAESTRKLNDLKVTMATLKEEQEQLKSKIVESPEELKNYKELMKETVKKLKKSKQEIIEKYEGYRDLVEVLPSCQLEVQLYQKKMERQGTNVERLASVLSEVRNLEDQLESAQIELKKGKTDEMSLKRLVTAKHEKLSTAEIRIKKKREDVEQYKHTVFEYCNRVQEKRGAVYDKVTAIHKEIQQIRFKIQQLNENAEKEEMKAKEIYLNLKAGLEKRHDSLIKTAKSYAASREDKIAELKKGLFRVQTPGSSS; from the exons ATGGAGACGATGACCTTCCCCCGCTACAGCCCCGACGACATCATCAGTTACCTCCGCAGCCACGTCCTGGTGGGCGCCGAGGCCCGGAACCTGGTTAAGAGCGATGTGTTCGGCAACCCCAAG TCTGACGTTTTACACATGATTTACATGAGAGTCCTGCAGAAGGTGTATGGAATCCGCCTGGAGCATTTCTACATG ATGCCAGTCAACGTTGACATATTGTATCCACAAATATTTGAAGGCTTTCTACCTGTTTGTAACTTGTATATTCACAT gGAGCGTTTACTTCCAGTGTGCCGGATTAATGACTTTCAAATTGCTGATGTTTTAAACCCAA aaacaaaaaggacaGCTCGCTTCTTGAGTGGCATTCTCAACTTTGTGAATTTCAGAGAATTGCGACGTGAGGTCTACTTGGAGTTGCAACTGAACTAT aaatcggctgtggagaaacacCAACAACTGGAGACTGCAAATCGTGAGGCAGCAGTGAAGCTGGAGAAACTGAA CACTGTTCCAGTTGAACACCAAGCAGAGGTCAAGCAACTGACAGATAACATTCGAGAACTGGAACAACTGCTAAGGCAAGACTATCGTCGGAAACAA acagcTTTGCAAGAAGTGATTTCACAAAAGAAGTCGGATATTGCAGAGAGTACCCGAAAGCTG AATGACCTTAAAGTGACAATGGCTACTTTGAAAGAAGAACAAGAGCAGCTGAAATCAAAAATTGTGGAGAGTCCAGAGgaactgaaaaattacaaagaactGATGAAAGAGACTGTTAAGAAACTCAAGAAATCCAAG CAAGAAATTATTGAGAAATATGAAGGTTATAGAGACCTAGTTGAGGTTCTGCCGTCATGCCAACTGGAGGTGCAGTTATATcaaaagaagatggaaagaCAGGGAACAAATGTGGAGAGACTGGCCAGCGTATTATCAGAG GTCAGAAATCTGGAGGACCAGCTTGAGAGTGCTCAGATAGAGCTGAAAAAGGGGAAGACAGATGAAATGTCCTTAAAGAGACTGGTCACTGCAAAACATGAGAAGCTGTCTACAGCTGAAATAAGGATAAAAAAGAAGCGTGAAGATGTTGAGCAATATAAGCACACTGTATTTGA ATATTGTAACAGAGTTCAGGAGAAGAGGGGTGCTGTATATGATAAAGTCACAGCCATTCATAAGGAAATCCAACAGATAAGGttcaaaattcagcagctgaatgagaatgctgaaaaagaagaaatgaaagccaAG GAAATATACCTAAATCTGAAGGCTGGGTTGGAGAAGCGTCATGACTCTCTCATTAAGACAGCAAAGAGTTATGCAGCCTCAAGAGAAGATAAAATTGCTGAACTGAAGAAGGGGCTGTTTAGAGTTCAGACTCCTGGAAGTAGTTCTTAG